The genomic DNA CCACGCCATGCGCGCGACGTTGAGGATGGAGGCGCGGGTCCAGGCCGGCGTCACCTGCCAGCGTGCGTCGACCGCGCGCTGCGCTTCGTAATAGGAATCGAAATCGGCGCTGACCATGTAATGGTCGAGATAACGCAGCGCATGCGCGATGGATTCGAAGCGGCCGGGATCGCCGGGCGAGAATTCGCCGGTGCCGATCGCGTTGATGGCGCGCTGCAGCTTCGGCGAATTGAGGATCACGTCGGAGGCGTCCAGCCCCTGCTTGCGCCGGATCATCACGTCGCCGGCCTCCATGCCGAAGATCGCGATGTTCTCAGCTCCGACATGGTCGCGGATCTCGATATTGGCGCCGTCGAGCGTGCCGATGGTGATGGCGCCGTTGAGCGCCAGCTTCATGTTGCCGGTGCCGGAGGCTTCCATGCCCGCGGTCGAGATCTGCTCGGAGAGATCGGCCGCCGGAATGATCACCTCGGCGAGGCTGACATTGTAGTCGGGCAGGAACACGACCTTGAGCTTGCCGCCGATCGCGGGATCGTTGTTGACGACCTCCGCGACGTCGTTGATCAGCTTGATGATCAGCTTGGCGTAGCGGTAGCTCGCCGCCGCCTTGCCGGCGAAGATCTTCACCCGCGGCACCCAATTGCCGTCGGGATTGTCCTTGATCGCCTGGTACAGCGCGACCGTCTCGATGACGTTGAGCAGCTGGCGCTTGTATTCGTGGATGCGCTTGATCTGCACGTCGAACAGAGCGGTCGGGTCGACCTTGATGCCGAGCCGCTCGCCGATCAGGCGCGCCAGCGCGGTCTTGTTGTGCAGCTTGACGGTGCGGAACTTCTTCTGGAATTCGACGTCGCTGGCGCGGGCCTCGATCAGCGAAAGCTGCGAGGGATCGTCGAGCACGGCCTCGCCGCAGGTCTCGCGCAACAGATCCGTCAGCTTCGGGTTCGCCAGCATCAGCCAGCGGCGGAAGGTGATGCCGTTGGTCTTGTTGGTGATGCGGCCGGGATAGAGATGGTTGAGGTCGTGGAACACGGTCTCGCGCATCAGGTCCGAATGCATCCCCGAGACGCCGTTGATGCGGTGCGAGCCGACGAAGGCGAGCTGGCCCATGCGCACGCGGCGCCCGCTCTTCTCGTCGATCAGCGAGACCGAGGCGCGGAAGTCGATGTCGCCGGGGCAGCGCGCCTCGGCCAGCGCCAGATGCTGCACGTTGATACGGTAGATGATCTCGAGGTGCCGCGGCAGCAGCCGCTCGAACAGCTCGACCGGCCAGGTCTCCAGCGCCTCGGGCAGCAGCGTGTGGTTGGTGTAGGACAGCGTGGCGACCGTGATCTTCCAGGCCTCGTCCCAGCGGAAATTGTGCAGGTCGACGAGGATGCGCATCAGCTCGGTGACGGCAAGGCTCGGATGGGTGTCGTTGAGCTGCACCGCGACCTTGGACGACAGG from Bradyrhizobium sp. CCBAU 53351 includes the following:
- a CDS encoding glycogen/starch/alpha-glucan phosphorylase, translated to MTALQDSSFQPSSSAATQPIDELALAEIKGVILAKLRLAIGKDAGMATKHDWYQAAALALRDRIVHRWLTAEKHSYDAGRKRVYYLSLEFLIGRLFSDALNNMGLLKIFEVALGDLGVSLPELRKCEPDAALGNGGLGRLAACFMESMATLSIPAIGYGIRYDYGLFRQIINQGWQQEYPDEWLSFGNPWELQRPEVIYDINFGGAVEHVDDKGRDRAIWHPGETVQAIAYDTPIVGWRGQHVNALRLWSARSPDPLKLDAFNKGDYVSASAEQSRAEAICKFLYPNDESPAGRELRLRQEYFFVSASLQDLVKRHLASDGQLRSLSSKVAVQLNDTHPSLAVTELMRILVDLHNFRWDEAWKITVATLSYTNHTLLPEALETWPVELFERLLPRHLEIIYRINVQHLALAEARCPGDIDFRASVSLIDEKSGRRVRMGQLAFVGSHRINGVSGMHSDLMRETVFHDLNHLYPGRITNKTNGITFRRWLMLANPKLTDLLRETCGEAVLDDPSQLSLIEARASDVEFQKKFRTVKLHNKTALARLIGERLGIKVDPTALFDVQIKRIHEYKRQLLNVIETVALYQAIKDNPDGNWVPRVKIFAGKAAASYRYAKLIIKLINDVAEVVNNDPAIGGKLKVVFLPDYNVSLAEVIIPAADLSEQISTAGMEASGTGNMKLALNGAITIGTLDGANIEIRDHVGAENIAIFGMEAGDVMIRRKQGLDASDVILNSPKLQRAINAIGTGEFSPGDPGRFESIAHALRYLDHYMVSADFDSYYEAQRAVDARWQVTPAWTRASILNVARMAWFSSDRTIREYAEEIWNVPVNPTTPLLPDLRDVAG